The following nucleotide sequence is from bacterium.
TCCCGCAAAATCGCGCGACACCGTGCTTGCCGCGATGGGCGCGGTGACGCTTGTTTACGGCGTCTCGCTCGGCCTCAAATCCGCAAACCTGCTTGTCCCGCTGGGCGGGCTGGTGCTGGGAACGATAATCGGCGAGCTTATGAATCTCCAGGGCAGGCTGGAATCCGCGGGCGAAAAGCTCCGGCGGCGGTTCGGAGGAAAGGAGCCGGCCGCCAATTCGGGCGATCCCGCTGCTTCAATTTCCGGCGATGCGAAATCCCGGTTCGTTGACGGATTCGTCGCGGCCAGCGTGCTTTTCTGTGTCGGGCCGATGACTGTGCTCGGCTCGATCGAGGACGGCCTCGGCCTCGGCTTCAAAACGCTCGCAATAAAGTCGCTTCTGGACGGCGTCGCATCGGCGGCGTACAGCGCGGCGCTGGGGATCGGCGTTTGGTTCTCTGTGCTGACCGTGCTCGTCATCCAGGGCGGGATTACTCTCGGCGCGGGATTTCTTCAGCCGTATCTCGGCGAGCCGGTGATCGCGGAATTTTCCGCTTGCGGCGGTTACATGCTGGTCGTGATCGGCTTGGGGCTTTTGGGCGCGATAAAAGCACGCGCGACGAATATGCTGCCGGGATTGATCATCACGGCGCTGATCGTGCTTTTGCTCGACGCGCTCGGCGCCGGCTGGAGGTTCTGAACCCTTGATTGGAGCCGCGGTATGCGCCGTTACGCTTTGCTGATTTAATCGCTTCCCGCGAAAACCCGCTCCACGCGCTCCTTGTACTGGCGGTAGCGCGGCGCTTCGGCGAGGTTGCGGCGCTCGCAGAAACCGATCATGCTATCCAGATAGCGCATGGCCCGCTCGCGCTCGCCGTTCTCTACGAGAGCCCGGAGGTAATGGTCGTGCCTGCGCTCGCGCCCGGTCGGAGTCAGCTCGAATTCGGACGCGTTGATCAGGTGGTTCAGAAGACCTCTGTAATTTTCCCGCAAAAATGAATCCGTGTATTCGATTTCCATTTCCCGTTGCATTGCCGCCCCTCCGGCCGCGCTTCACATCGTTGGGAAGCGGGCCTGCAAAGCTGTCTTGTTTGTAAATGCGGCGGTCCGTCCCCCGGACGCCGTAATGTTCAAGAACGCGTTCAGTCGCTCGCGACGAATTCCTCGAGGCGCCGCTTGTAGCCCCTGTATCTAAGCGCAGCGGCGGAATCGTTGATGGAGTCGCAGAATTCCGTCATGCTTTCGATGTATTGCGCCGCATCCGCAAACCGCTTTTGCTCTATGAGTCCGCGGAGGAATTCTTCGTGGCGCCGGTCGACTTCGTGCTCCGCGCCGGGATACGAATAAGTACGGTGCAGATGATGTTGCAAAGCCTGATATCGGCTCCACAAAAACGTAAAGCTTTGGAAGTCCTGCGATACACTGGTGCTTTCCATCGGCAAACCTCCCCTGGGATACCGCGCCCGCGGCGGGGACGATTGGATTATAGCACAAAACTCCGGAATCGTTGTCAAGGGATTCCGAATTCGCATCTTCGCGCCGCGTGTTTTCCACGTTTACTCGGGAAGACCCGCCGGCCTGCCGCCCGTGTCGTGCTCGGCTGCGCCTTCCAGCGC
It contains:
- a CDS encoding DUF554 domain-containing protein, with amino-acid sequence MLGTLLNIAAITAGTGVGLMSRSRIPAKSRDTVLAAMGAVTLVYGVSLGLKSANLLVPLGGLVLGTIIGELMNLQGRLESAGEKLRRRFGGKEPAANSGDPAASISGDAKSRFVDGFVAASVLFCVGPMTVLGSIEDGLGLGFKTLAIKSLLDGVASAAYSAALGIGVWFSVLTVLVIQGGITLGAGFLQPYLGEPVIAEFSACGGYMLVVIGLGLLGAIKARATNMLPGLIITALIVLLLDALGAGWRF